AGGGCTGGGATTCTCTAAAATTCTTTAATATTGTTTAAGAAAGTGTCAAAGAGGCATTTGCTTCCAGCACAATCCCACTAGAATCTGAGTGGAATATAACCTGCACAAATGAGGAAAGAAGGTATCCTTTCCTGTCTTTCCTGGCACAAGGTATCATGCACCCACGTTTCCTAAACCACAAAACAATAGGGCTCTGGTACCAACTCAACCTCTCTGTGCCACAGAGGAAGCTAATGCtgtaaaagaaaaggacagtgcaGTGTGTAATGTGGAGTAAGACCCAAAAATAGACAGAAATAGACAGAAAGGCAAATGTGCCATGGAGagcagaagggagggagggagcaccCGGGCCTCTCCCACCAGTTCACGTCAGTACATGAAATGGTGCATCCGTCTCAGGAGAGCAATGACCCAGTTCCCCAGCTGGGACCCCTTCAGCCACAGAAAGAGTTCATATAAGTTGATCTGCCACAGGCTTAGGGCTTCTGTGAGTGAGATCTGGGCCCTCCTGTAAAGCGAGTGGCTCTTGCTCCGCTGGTACCTAGAATGAGAGAAACAGCTGCATTAGATCCAGCAGGAAACAGCCCAGGGGGAAGGAGGCTTGTCCTACATCTTCTGACGCTCAACTGACACTCCCCAGGGGTGGGCAATATCCCCCATCTGGAGAATCCACAGGAAGCAGGGATTTTCTCCAGGAAGCAAGGATTTAAGCAGTGCTTCTGAGGAGCTGGGGACCACCTTTCTTAGAATGAATCTGGCAGAAGAGACAGCCTGCTCTCTTGAGAAATCAGTTGTCTTCCCACTGTGTGTAGTGATCCTGGGTTATGGCATTCCTCTGCTTCTATGCCCAGCTTCACCTCAGCTCACAGAGACAGGTTCATACTCCTATTGCTTTTCCTGGTAGCACGCTTTTAAGAGTCCAGGAATCCTGACACACAGATTCCAGGAAAAGTATTTCTCCACCTTTTTTAGCAGGGGCTAATTGGGATTCATAGGTCCCTCATCAGCCCAAGAAATAACTGTTATTTCATCTACAAGGAGGAACAATCTGAGACAGAAGTGCATTGATTTGTAAGATTCACAGAAGGAAATCACTTGCACAACTCCTGTTCCTGGCTTTTGAACATCAGCCTGATCTTCAGTCAGCCCAATCCCCTCAATCAGGCTGCAGTGAACTTTCAGATCTATGCTACTCACAAATACTGCCCAGTGGCAATGCCTGTAATGGGCAAGaagccccttcccctcctctgggGGGAAAAATTCTAAACCCTTAACCTAAGGCCTCCaactctgtccctgtgtccagccACAGGGTGACAGGTTTGTCCTCTGGAGAGGCTGATGGATGTAAGAACAGCACAGACAGAGGTTGAGATGTGTAACTGAGCAGGGGTGGTACCACAATGAGAGGAAGAGATCCAGAGCTAACAGTAATAGGTCAAGAGATTAAGTTAGAGCCTTGTCAGGCTCCCTGAGTAGGGCCCTAATAAGTCTTAATGGTCCTGACTAGCCCCAACCCTCTGCTCATAGGCCCAGGAACTTCAGTTAATCTCAGACCTGCACCTTCAGTTCCTGCCTGAGCTACACTGGAAAAGTAATGGTCCTCAGTTCATGCTCTGCTGTGAAGCCCCATGGCCTGGACCTCAACTCACATGTTGACCTCTTTGCTTGACCTCAGCCCTGTCTTGTCACCATGGACCTGCTTGACAACCACTAGACATAATCTACAGATTGACTTTCTAATTTGTTCTTAGACCTGCCCCATCACCAGGATTCTGCCTTATCATGTGAACTTTTGATTGGATCTGACCACCATATCAGGGtctgtcctgcagctcctgctgctccctctctgGCCTCTGATGCGTGGGTAAGAGACTCACGTGGAAACAGCTCTGATGCAGCAGCGAGACATGTTGAGGAAGGAGCTGGCACTGGCCCGTGTGTGCAGGGCTGACTCAATCCCCCTTAGCAAGTCGTTGGtcttcagcagaagcagcatcTGGCGGGGAACATTGTTGAGGAGCTGGGTGATCTGGGGCAAGTAAGCAGCAGCGTTGGACCGGATCTCCATGTCCTGTGGCCAGCCAGGTCATGtcagggaggaaggagagagaaggtGAGAGTACATGGGAAATCCAGGTCCAAATGCAGCTGAGATTTGCCAGGAAGAGAGAGTGTTTTAATAGACTATGACAGTAGGCCAGAAGCTacagagctctgtcctgctttcctgcagacactgggcacagcactcatTGCACAGATCACTCTTGCCATATCCCATCTACCCCTCGGTGAGATAAGGACCCATCCCCTCACTGGCAGGATTAATAGCCTCTCAGGAGAACAGCTACTCACTGCTGTCTTGGTTCTCAGTCCTAGGCAGCCTGCAGCAACCACACCTCAATACTGCCCTTGGAGACTTCTCACCTCATCAGCCCCAAAACTAGCCAAGTTGCAGGTAGCAGAATTGTTCAGGAAGGTGGAGGCATGCTGCAAAGACAACCAAGCTGCTTGCTCTTCACTGCCCCATGCAACTCATGGCTCTATGCGACATTGATGAAGCCATTTCCAAGGCCTAGTTTAGTCCTCTGTCCTCAACACAATTCAGCAgaggtaagaaaaaaattatgccaTTAAGCATCATGTTAACCCAACAGATCAAAAATCATCAAATTATCATCTGTCTGATCTAGATCTATATCCTGTATGACAGCAGCCAGTAGCAGATAATTAAGGAAATAGTGTAAGTTCAAGGCAATCCTTCATTTTCTCTGGTTCTCCAGATTCCAACACATTGCCTACTGAAAGAATCCAGTGATagaactgacagaacaagaggataCAGTCTCAAGCTACATCAGGGAAggtataggttggatattaggaaaaaaaatttcaccgaaagaataataaagtactggaattgtcttcccagggaggtggtagaatcaccatctctggatgtgtttaaaaaaagactggacatggcacttggtgctatagtactagttgaggtgttagggcataggttggacttgatgatcttagaggtctcttccaacctcattattctgtgattctgtgataatttaGGGACTACAGCCTGAGCCATTTAAGATGAGCTCCTCTCCAAATACAAGCTACCAGAGCATGCAAAACAGTCAGCAGTGCCTCTTCTTCATGTTTTTAGATCTGAGAGTTCCCTCATCATCCCAGTAAATGTAGCCCAGTGTAGCTGGGAGCTGATCCTATATGCATCTTCCTACAGAGGCCATGACATGAATCCCAAAGACAAGTCCCTGGAACATCTGAAATCTACAAAATCCAGGAGGACACACGTAGGGGGGCAGTAAGGAAGGAGGCTCCCATAAAGGAAGGAGGCTCCTTTGTGGGACATGATAGCTCTAAAGCCTTCTCTCCTCTGGAATGAGGGATGGCCTATATTGCATGATGTGGGATCTCACACTCACACATTGTGAACTTCAAACTTATTCTAAAGGAACAGACCTGCACAAACTGAGTGTGCAGTTCATGATGGTCAGAGATGTACACAGCTCACACACCACCAATGGTCGCTGCTGACAAACCAATCTTTGTGTCTTCCTGCCTCTATCACTGACCAGATACACAAGGCTTCAGCAAGAAGATGCTTAGCCCTCCTAAAAGTTGTTTTGTTCTATTATTTGTTGGCAGAAAATTCCTCCCTGATTATCTCTTATCCCTCTCCCCAGCCAGCATCATTGCAGAGCTTACACTATTTTCCAGACAtaggttttcttttctatttcttttatttttagctccAGCTGCTTGTCCACATCACAAAACAACCACATGATCAGTCATCAGAACTGTCACTTTCTGTCAAGGGCAAAGACTGTgtgcagaggaagaaataagCCAAGCCTCAGGACCTGAGAAAAGCCctttggctgcagctgctgaggctgctgcaggatgcaGCAAAAGACATCATTAAATCAGATGAGATGAGGCTAGCAGCCATCCTGAGCAATCAGCTGCCTGGCCCTGGCTTAAGGCAGAAGCAACTATACCTATGGCAACCCTCTTACATTTGCCCAGCCTGCACCTAAAACTCTCCAGTAACATGAATCAAAACCTTCCCAGACCATCTGCACTGGCATTTCACTGCTCTGCCACTAGATCTGGCTTTTCGCATGTTTAGCTGAATTTAAACCCATGACTGCTTGTCCTGCTTGCAGCACTCTTTAAGAAACTAGAAAATCACTTCTACAACTCTTCCTGACCTgccttttccagatttttttctaacGTAACTTGCTCAGACTTACCCCACGGGTTGCATCTGCTTGGCCACTAGTTCTTGTAGATTCCTACAGGACTTGCCCCAGTTTCATCAAACCTGTCTCAAGATGCAGCCAGTCCCAGACTGAGTACAGCACTACAGATaagattttgtttcagaaaggtTGTTTTCGTGTCTCACAGGCTATTGTCATGTTGATACATCCTCAGGCACACTCTCTGGAGCTCTGCACTGATGGTACATGCCTACACAGCGCTCAGCTCTTGCTGCTGATAAAATCTTTCAAATTCACCTCTAAAGTAAGGGCAAGCAGCAGCTCATTTCCTAATGCCACAGCAAATCTGCTCAGCTCCCCATTATCTGCTGCAGGATTATCTAGTTTCAGCATTAATTGTGTCATGTAGGCAAAGACAACAGAGCTGGTTCCATACACGCAATTCAACTCAATGACAAAGTTCATTAGCACACACAGGGTACCATGTAGCTGCAGCTACACCTCTGGTGTAATCTTCACAAGCAAGTTGGGAATAAACATTGCTCACTAACTCAGATTCAACATTGGCCTTGTAGTATTGGAGTCAGTGCTGTGCCAATTTGCTTTGGCACCACTGAATTTTCTTCTGGAGCTACCAGCTCCAGAACTCACCAGATCAAGCACAGATCTATTAGATAGTCATTATATTATTTCTGATGTGCAGAAAATTACCTCAGAAAATTGGGAGAGAGGGGGTCCATTACCCAAGATATCTGACCTACTCATTGCTACAGACAATGGCAAGCCAGTACAGCAAATTCTGCCACATCCATCAAAATGAGGGaacttttagaaaataatttcataggACAATATTATAATGCTACTTAAATGAATTTCATCCGCTCTACTACAGATGTGTGCAGATAAAAGCAAACCATAGGATACAACACACTTCTACTTACAGACACTCATCCATTGGCTGAATCGCATTACTTTATGTTCTCCTCTAGAAACAGCACAAGTGGCAGGGCTGCTACTATTCTTAAGGTGTGGTATTGTGTGTATCAGGTGTGCAAGGAGGCATGAGAAGGATCCCAGCACATGTGGATATGTAAATGGCAATTTCCCAGATTTGTAGTGATTGAGTTGACAGGATCTGCAGTTAAGCAACCTTGACTCCAAGTTAATAGGGTTTTTGATTGGGAGGtaatttccaggtttttttagGAGTTTATATCAGTGCTGATAGCCATTTACATGAATAGTGATAATGCATTATCCTTCTCATGTCTTCCCATTAAACCTTTATGTCTCCTGTACCTTATCCTAACCTCCTTGATGGTTTCCTGCACAGCTGCATTCAAcagtttttaagaaaaggaCAATCCACTAATGTTTCCCCAGCCAGAAACAGTGAATATTTaggtattaaaatattatacaaAATTTAAGCAGCTCATGACAAGTGAATCTGGGAAATTAAATTCAGCCACTATAAAACATATTGCGGAAGGAGTCCTGGCTTTTTCTAGATCAGCTATCAATGCAGAAATTGCTACAGAGCTGCCAGAGGTTGCCCAGCGCTGCTGTACTATCAGTGGTGCAAGTGATTTCAACATAGAAAGGTACTGAGGAGAAGCAAGGGCACACGTTAGGGAAGGACACACAAGACCTACCTCGCTGGCAGAGACTGGTGACTGGTCAATGCCCCTGTTGACAGACTCCCAAGATCTGGCAGTCAGCATGCAGGCAAAGAGAGGATACAAATCCCCTGCCCCAAGCCGCCGGCTGTACTTCTGCACCCTCTTCATATCAGCCTTGATGAGGGCCTGCCAAAGGCGGCAGTAGTCCATGCGGAATGACTCGCTCAGCACCTGGAAAGGGAAACATGGTCCCCAGAAGCCCACAGAGGACAGGAAACAGGGGGAGAAGTCTTCCATCCCTTACCTGTGCCCTATCCTCCATTTCAGAGTCCAAAAATATCATTAGAGCGTTATGGAAGTATTAGGGAAAACTTATTCATATGTGCTTAGAGGGGAAAGGCTGCAGCCTGATGCCCAAAGGCAGCCTCACAGGGCCCCAGAAGCCCCTCATACCTACATACCTGGTAGAGCCCATGATCCAGGAGAATTATGTGAGCCTTGCCAGAGGCTGGGCACTTCTTCACTAGCACATTGCCTGGGTGTGGGTCACAGTGCACAAAGCCATTCACAAAGATCATTTCactgtaaagcttccccaagTTGCGAGAGATCTGTGAGGAGACAAGAGGTGGTCACACACTGCCACCCACAGTAGGGtggctgccagggaggggaggcagcCTCTGTGTGGCAACCAGGAAGCAAGGGTCTGTATGTGCTCATATCCCCATgcagagctcctccagctcctcacaCTGATGGAGGCACACGGTGGCTGCTGGCATCTACAGGTAGCAGGGTGGTCCAGGGCATTTAGGGAAGGATCCACGCAGGGAACACCATGAAGGTGTTTGTGGGATCACAGGTTATTTAAAGACACTTGTCTAgcataaaaaaaagagatagtACCTGTGGGTAGGAATGGGGTTTCTGGTAATGAGGAGGAAAGTGGGACAGCAGATAGTAGCAGACAGGCATTcacagggaaggcagggaaattgctgctggggtgggtgaGACTGCTTGGAGGAAGACTCAGGTGTTTCCATCCATGGATGGCAGCTGGACATGGTGGAGATGGGGTGAGGGGAGACTCAGCCAGTCAGTCTGCCCACCAGCATGAATATGggttccctctcccctccctccgtCACACTGTCCCCcactttccctcttcctttcctcagATGCATACTAATCTGATTTGCAATGTCTGTGAAGATGaagaagcacagaaaagctgtttaaaacatcctgtcactgctgtgtcCTTCCATACTATTGCTCCTTATCACCAAGAGATGTTATTAAAGTTAAAAACCTCCTAGGAGAAAGCAAACATCCCCAGGGCATGAGATCAATCCCCTGTCATGCACTAACACAGCAGCCTTGCCCTGCCATCCCACCACCAGCCCTCCCTGCCATCCCAAGAGGCACCCTGCTCCATAGCAGAGTGCTGAACAAGCAATTAAAAGACAGTTGTTATAAATTATTCCAAGCATATCTCCAGACACACTCTGTAAGCAGCAAACTGGCAGCTGTCCCCATAAGCAGAGCTGGTAGAAGAGGTAACAGGGGTAGTAATGACAGCTCATCCTGCAGAAAACCAGACAGACAAGAAAGGGCTTGCTTTCCCCACCTCTGAAATGTGGCCACCTCTGAGAAGAGCATTCACTATGAATAGTGGCCAAGTAACtacaaatgaggaaaaagaacaagaacCCTTCCTGCAGCATACCAACAGGGACAGTGGTAGGATCAGGTGAAGCCATCCTCTGTCCCTCAGGTGGGACCTGGAACCACTGCTGAATCACATGAATGCTGGCCCACCCCATGATGAATCAACCACACAGACAGAACAGCACAGTCCTGTGATCTTAGTGCAGCTTCCCCAACACCATGCATGTGTTATTTTAAGTACTGACTGAGTGGAGtgatgttttccttctgaatcaCCAGCAGAGATCACCAGAGCCATGAAGTGACTCTTAAAAGTTTCCGTGATCGGCAAGCTCTAAAATTAGATAGGACCAAAGTACCAGGTGCTGTGATCTCATATAAGAGCTGAGTAGCCCTTGCTGACAGTCCAAGGACATGCCAAATAGTCTGTTTTAAACCCATCACATAACTCATTCACAAAGCCTCCCAGGGACCCATACACCAGAAGGTATGGACTCAGACATTTTGACTGATCACAGCATCAACCCTGTCACTGGTGCACACACTGGGCTAACCACACTCGACCCTCACTGTCTCAGCTGCTTGTCCTCCAAGGGCatggaaaaacacagaattttagACGATGAGGACTTGGGGACAATCTACGGCCCAACGTGATGCCTCATACCCATTGAACGCAAGTCCAGACAAGGGCTGGCAGTTCTGCAAATCTATTGATTGGTCATGGCTGAAGGGGTTGTGCAATCTCCATCCTTAGAGGTTTTAACGACCAGACTGGCCAACACTCTGAGTAAGCTGGTCTCACCTCATAACTTACCCTGCCTTTGAAGGAGATTTGATAGAAACCTTCCTGAGGTTCCCTTCCAAACCCAAATATCCTAGGAGCCTACAAAAATGCCTCTCACCAGGTTATCCATGCCACCCTCATTAACAGCATCTTATGATATGGCTGCATGTTCCAGAGATGGTCCCCCCTCCTGAGTCACCATCAGCAGAAAAGCAACTAAATAGATCTGTGGTCATAGCCTCTTGCAGCCCGTAATGCAACACAAAAGCAGCTTGAGATCCATCTTCCCATCCTCCCATGAAAACAGAGGGATCATAGCTCTGCTCAGACTGTCAGGCTGGGTCATGGGTAGAAGACAACGTTCACTGCAAGATCCCCATCCTCTCACTCTTCCCTGCTGTTCTTATGTTTACCTATTCCCCAACATACAACCTTGAGTATCTCCACTATCTTCAACTAAACTTTATGACTTCTTTAAGACATATGAATGTATTCTGTACTATTTCATTAGCATGGAGAAGATATGTTACAGGGATTTATGATGCAAGCATATAAACAGTCTTCACTTTCAGAAAAAATTTACCATGGAGCTGTGGTGCATAATAAAGTATTTTCACATAATTTTGTCTGTTGTCAAACCTCTAAAATAggatacaaaataaattaagataGAAAGCAACAATACTGTCAAATTCTAAACAAAATAGGAAGCTTTACATTCTAGGTCTTAAAGTGTAGTATGTGAATAGCGACCTATCATCATAATTCAGACAAAGGGAGTTcacatttcttcagaaaaagtttaggaaaaaaaacccatgaaaccTTTATATACATTAATTCTTCAGTACTGTGCCTTGTCACTTCAGGCCCTTATTCCACCCTTATTGAGAAGGCCACTGGATAAATAATAACTACAGAATTCACTTTGGAAGAACACGGCTAGGTGAAATGAGAAAACAGACTTATGAAAACCTCTGCTCAGGAGAAGGGAGGAATTCAGCATGCATTTAGGCTATGTAAGACCTCAGGGTGAAGGTGCATCACAAATTAGAAAAAAGGTTGCAATGATTTACAGAAGCAAAGACCACAGTTAACACACAGGCTTTTTGTTATGACACAGAGAGGTCATCAGTCCTTTCCCTGTTTATCATCCAACAAAACAAGGTCTTTATCATTACCAGCGTCTCCCAGCATAGCTCTGCTGCacactgtaaaaaaataataatcagtCCTGGAATTCTGCATTCACTTCCAGACACCTCATTAACTCAAGAGATGCAGACTACACAGAGGGAGTtcagagaaagcaaataaatgagCAGGATGCAGGAGGCATTTACTTGGGATAAAGATTAAAAGAGCTGAAGATTCCAAAGTTGGCTAAGGAATGGCAGAGGAGGAACAGTCTACCAGTTAGGAGATTTGAATAGCAAGGAAGCATAAGCACCTCTAGTTCTGTATGTGCTACAAGAAATACAACCAGGAAAAAGCAGGTGTAATCATGAATGGCATAATTTAGGTGTAACTCATAAGAACAAAAACTATGCTGATCAGCAAGCAGAGCTTAACTTGATATAGCAGGATGACATCAGGCTCTGCGTCTGGCCAGAGGCATGTCCTCGCCTGCTGCCAGGTGTGTTATTGCCTAAAAGAAGTTAAATTtgcctgtctgtgctgcagcagaacaTGATGACTACAGTCACCAAGTGAGCCTGTGGTCTTACCAGTCAATGCAAATACTAACCTGCCATTGCCAAATTATGTGACGTGACCATGACACCATGTCAGGCAAACCACGCATTTTCAGCccaatgttttcattttgaaaaaaaacagaccTGAGGAATAAACAGGTGGCTGACAACAATCAAGCAATGGAGTGACAGATACACGTATAAGAGCTGGACTTCAGAGCAACCTAAGCACATGAAGTGCTTTTTACCTACTCAATCTGACTTTTCACTTGATATTGCTCCTTCTTATTCCTTTCTACCACTTCAGTCCTCAAGGCCAGCAAGTGCTATTGCTACTCTGGTCCTCCTCTACAATGTCAGAACTGCCAGCTTGGTGTCATTAACAATCTCCTTGATACAGTTCTGTTTGTGTTGAGGTTATCACTAACCTGTTTAATGAGATCTGTTTGAAGAGCAAATCTCATTGCTCTATGAGTTTCTTACCTACTTTGCAATTTCCCTACTGATCCCCAGTTTTTCTCGTTAATGGAGTCATATCTGAAGTACCAAATATTTTAACAAGTACAGCTACTGCATTTCTATCAACTAAGTCAGAGAATCCCAAGCTGTAGTGCAGCTTGCAATTGCAATCTATTTGTAAATGTAAATACATTGCAGCAGCAATGTATTTCTTCTTGTATATGTAAACAGCCAGAATATGTTGCTGCTATCAGTTTTGAAAGTCTAGACAACCTGTCACCCTTGACCCTCTATGCAACTCTCCCCCTCAACCAATCAGCACACCCGCTGACAGAGCAACGTGACAGTAACAAAACTCCAGAAAGTTCATCACAAGTGAGTATCTTTGAAAACACCCATACACAAGAGTTAGCAAGAAACctctcagaaaagaaagaatgaaagcaaATTTGAGTATATAAGTATTCCTACagtaaaaagcaaatatatcATGCTCATGGGTAGCATGATATAATGCAACATAACAAACCAGCCTGGGTTATCTGGGGAAAGTCACTGATACTTTCCTGGACTTGTGAGCAAGCTGGAGTGGCTCTGGCTCTATGCCTCTAACTGAcgtgaagaagaaaagaaaaaaatactgtgtcaTGGTCCTGTAGAGATGATCTCACTGCCTGCCCCTGGTAAGTCCTAGATCAAACTGCCTGATAGGGCATCgtcccttcccatcccacctCCATCTGTGACTGTCTCTTTAGATCAGGAGCAGATACTAGTCTCTGGCCTTAATTTGGCTGTAATATTTGCCAATTATTTTAAGAGATGGCGACACTAACTTCTATTGATCTCATTAAAAGTAAAGGTCGTTGTGCAGCTCATTTCTCAGGGCTCAATATTACCTCCTCCGGCCAAAATAATAGCATTGATTTTGGAACCTTAATCGAAGGTTAATTGGATTGAAGACTGTATTGGGTTTTTGCTTGCTTTCATTGTTTTTATTACAGCCATTGTCTAAGGTTTTGCTTAATCCTGCTAGGGCAATTCCAGCCAACTAAACTGGTGTCAAATTAGCAAAGGGTGCAGATGGAGAATAGCCACAATTTGAAGctttctctgcctctgctctgatCCACAGTAGATTAGGCTGGCCACAAGAGATCTGATTTCACACTCTGTGATCCACTTGTGAGGATCAAAAGTGCTTTGTTAGGCAGTACTATTACTATGCAGCATCTATTACTATCTAGCATCACAGCAAGATGATGTCTGAAGACACTTGATGTCCTGAAGATACAGGAACACTTGATGTCCTGAAGATACTGGGAGTGCACTCCCAGCAGGCCCTGTATTCTCTGCTAGGGACTCAGGAAATTATTCTCATGCTCAGTGCTCCATCTTCCATGGCATGTAAGTGGGGAGAAATACTCTGattcacccacccagggaactGAGGGACTAACTCATCAAGTTTGCACAGATTCTCAAAAGGGCACAGCTAGAGAAGACTAGTcattgtttttttattgtttcctgCATCTCTGCCAGACCCAAAATGACCATGGGGATCATTTCCCTTGGTTTTAAATGCAGTTGTATTTCCTTGGATTTAATGTGAAGCATCTTGTTGAGTCTTAAGCAATTGATTGACATTGATTCTCAATACCAACTTTCAGTAAGAAACAGGTCTGTGTGTAATTTAACTCTTTTACCTGGTGTCTGTGAACAgttcaaaagctgaaaatacCAGAGGTCACTACTCCTGCTTATCAGTGCCTTGTGAATTTCACTAAGCTTCAGACAAGATGAAATGTAAGAGAATCTG
The window above is part of the Vidua macroura isolate BioBank_ID:100142 chromosome 6, ASM2450914v1, whole genome shotgun sequence genome. Proteins encoded here:
- the ADCK1 gene encoding aarF domain-containing protein kinase 1 isoform X4, with the translated sequence MTEGETAGSAKCSNSTKYMQSRARQLRIKELFMSFEDTPLGAASLAQVHKAVLQDGRTVAVKIQHPKVQAQSSKDILLMEVLLLVVKQIFPDFEFMWLVEEAKKNLPLELDFLHEGRNAEKVAHMLKNFDFLKVPRIYWELSTRRVLLMEFMEGGQVNDRAYMERNGINVNEISRNLGKLYSEMIFVNGFVHCDPHPGNVLVKKCPASGKAHIILLDHGLYQVLSESFRMDYCRLWQALIKADMKRVQKYSRRLGAGDLYPLFACMLTARSWESVNRGIDQSPVSASEDMEIRSNAAAYLPQITQLLNNVPRQMLLLLKTNDLLRGIESALHTRASASSFLNMSRCCIRAVSTYQRSKSHSLYRRAQISLTEALSLWQINLYELFLWLKGSQLGNWVIALLRRMHHFMY
- the ADCK1 gene encoding aarF domain-containing protein kinase 1 isoform X3, translating into MQVHLRSAERLRELCCSNRGTFIKVGQHLGALDYLLPEEYTRTLKVLHSQAPQSTRQEIEQVIREDLGKEIKELFMSFEDTPLGAASLAQVHKAVLQDGRTVAVKIQHPKVQAQSSKDILLMEVLLLVVKQIFPDFEFMWLVEEAKKNLPLELDFLHEGRNAEKVAHMLKNFDFLKVPRIYWELSTRRVLLMEFMEGGQVNDRAYMERNGINVNEISRNLGKLYSEMIFVNGFVHCDPHPGNVLVKKCPASGKAHIILLDHGLYQVLSESFRMDYCRLWQALIKADMKRVQKYSRRLGAGDLYPLFACMLTARSWESVNRGIDQSPVSASEDMEIRSNAAAYLPQITQLLNNVPRQMLLLLKTNDLLRGIESALHTRASASSFLNMSRCCIRAVSTYQRSKSHSLYRRAQISLTEALSLWQINLYELFLWLKGSQLGNWVIALLRRMHHFMY